The following proteins come from a genomic window of Finegoldia magna ATCC 29328:
- a CDS encoding ABC transporter ATP-binding protein: MKLVEIKNLNVEFPGKEYTTYAVNNVSFDIYENETLGIVGESGSGKSVTAKSILNLLKDKSKYSGEIIYDSVNMLEADEKTLRRIRGDEISMVFQDPMTSLNPLFTIEKQMYKLIKRHRKNLSANEIRDISIKYLDLVGIPDAKNRIKSYPHEFSGGMKQRVMIAMSLCLEPKLIIADEPTTALDVTIQAQVLTLLNNINEKSTQSTLLITHDLGVVANTCDRVVVLYGGKIMEEATTKELFTKGLHPYTKGLLASLPRIGEKERLVPIPGNPPVITEKPKGCPFYDRCSLRQDICKNKELSKKEVSPTHRVYCHMVEV; encoded by the coding sequence ATGAAATTAGTAGAAATAAAGAACTTAAATGTAGAATTTCCAGGAAAGGAATACACAACCTACGCTGTAAACAATGTAAGTTTTGATATTTACGAAAATGAAACCCTTGGAATTGTAGGAGAATCGGGTTCAGGTAAATCTGTAACTGCAAAGTCCATATTAAATTTATTGAAGGACAAATCAAAATATAGCGGCGAAATAATTTATGACAGTGTAAACATGTTAGAGGCTGACGAAAAAACTCTAAGGCGTATTAGAGGCGATGAAATATCCATGGTTTTTCAAGATCCAATGACCTCTTTAAATCCACTTTTTACAATTGAAAAGCAAATGTACAAACTTATAAAGAGACATAGAAAAAACTTAAGTGCAAATGAAATAAGAGATATTTCCATAAAATATTTAGACCTAGTTGGCATTCCCGACGCTAAAAATAGAATAAAATCATATCCTCATGAGTTTTCAGGCGGAATGAAACAAAGAGTTATGATAGCTATGAGCCTTTGCCTAGAACCAAAACTTATTATTGCAGACGAACCAACTACCGCGCTAGACGTTACAATTCAAGCACAAGTACTAACACTTTTAAACAATATAAACGAAAAATCTACACAGTCAACTTTACTTATAACCCACGACCTAGGCGTTGTAGCAAATACATGTGATAGAGTTGTGGTGTTATATGGCGGAAAAATTATGGAAGAGGCAACAACAAAAGAACTATTTACAAAAGGACTTCATCCATATACGAAGGGACTTTTAGCATCTCTTCCAAGAATTGGAGAAAAAGAAAGATTGGTTCCAATACCAGGAAATCCTCCTGTAATAACAGAAAAACCAAAGGGCTGTCCATTTTATGATAGATGTAGTTTAAGACAAGACATATGTAAAAATAAAGAGTTATCAAAAAAAGAAGTATCCCCTACCCATAGGGTTTACTGTCATATGGTTGAGGTGTAA